One window from the genome of Pantanalinema sp. encodes:
- a CDS encoding DUF1304 domain-containing protein, producing the protein MLAEILIGLVALEHLGFLLLEAVFWRRPLGRKVFGLSEHDAALTAPLAANQGLYNGFLAAGLVWALIASDPGMARSLAVFFLCCVGVAGAFGAVTVKRTILWIQGLPAAIALLAVLAGN; encoded by the coding sequence ATGCTCGCGGAGATCCTGATCGGCCTGGTCGCCCTCGAGCACCTGGGGTTCCTCCTGCTCGAGGCCGTGTTCTGGCGCCGGCCGCTCGGCCGCAAGGTCTTCGGCCTTTCCGAGCATGATGCGGCCTTGACCGCACCGCTCGCCGCCAACCAGGGCCTTTACAACGGCTTCCTCGCCGCCGGCCTGGTCTGGGCGCTGATCGCTTCCGACCCGGGAATGGCCAGGTCGCTCGCCGTCTTCTTCCTCTGCTGCGTGGGGGTGGCCGGGGCCTTCGGGGCCGTCACCGTCAAGCGAACCATCCTCTGGATCCAGGGATTGCCCGCTGCGATCGCCCTCTTGGCCGTCTTGGCGGGAAATTGA
- a CDS encoding LuxR C-terminal-related transcriptional regulator, producing the protein MSAPILATKLFAPRRNLKAVPRPDLASRFEAGLSARLTLLSAPAGFGKTSLVAEWLDASARRPHTAWLSLEPDDDAPPRFWRHVLAAFERVAPGAIAPALELMQRPDPPIRDVILTLLNSLGSSPDPLVLVLDDFHAVTGQSLLEGMSLFIENLPPQVHLVLITRADPPFALARMRARGELSELRADDLRFTPQTADAYLNRVMALSLSASDVASLAASTEGWVAGLQLAALSMQGLADRHAFVSRFDGRHRYILDYLVEESLAHQAPDVQEFLLETSILDRFDAALCEAVTTGRHGQAMLARLEQANLFLVPLDEARRWYRYHHLFADMLRHLLALRKPGHAGVLHRRAAAWFAGRAESYDAIQHSLAGEDYDRAADLIEAGHAQFQRGQLARLQGWLAALPDEVLAQRPRLDLIRAQALRSAGQTERLSALVDRIENRLKEDGDSRLLAQAQVLRAYLTRVRRDLSGAIRLSREALAALAPEDAGWRMLGLLNLALAHHFACQTELAVAVYEELTALSRRFGAAYYLIASMSLEAMLFVHTGRLKDAHRLYETVFDYAEAQGLRNTTAMSFALVGFGELMREWSDFERAEQALLEGVGFGEEMLDAALNGYLNLGRLRNSQGDLAEAVAVLERGLALMRQAGVRTFVTQLESTLSMRRALFALTRGAEGRAEALRWAQARAPHEDDYLNWSLQNEGVAVARIHLAAGDSAEASLWLDRVEENAAALSQLPLLLRALVLRALLLDRQGGRDGALAVLDRALALAAPEGFVRVFLDEGDAVAGLLKKHAPRLPSEAARAYALELLSRFGPHGSAKATGRADAVLVEPLSDRELGVLRLIAEGLSNQAIALRLGIELNTVKKHNSNLMSKLGCSNRTQAAARARSLFLV; encoded by the coding sequence TTGAGCGCTCCGATTCTCGCCACCAAGCTGTTCGCCCCGCGCCGCAACCTCAAGGCCGTGCCCCGGCCCGACCTGGCGTCGAGGTTCGAGGCGGGCCTCTCGGCGCGCCTGACGCTGCTGTCGGCCCCGGCGGGCTTCGGCAAGACGAGCCTGGTGGCCGAGTGGCTCGACGCGAGCGCCCGCCGCCCCCATACGGCTTGGCTCTCCCTGGAGCCGGACGACGATGCGCCGCCGCGCTTCTGGCGGCACGTCCTCGCCGCGTTCGAGCGGGTCGCGCCCGGCGCGATCGCGCCGGCGCTCGAGCTGATGCAGCGACCGGATCCGCCCATCAGGGACGTGATCCTCACCCTTCTGAACTCCCTGGGGTCCTCCCCGGATCCGCTGGTGCTCGTCCTGGACGACTTCCACGCGGTCACCGGGCAGTCCTTGCTCGAGGGGATGAGCCTCTTCATCGAGAACCTGCCGCCGCAGGTCCATCTCGTCCTCATCACGCGCGCCGATCCCCCCTTCGCCCTGGCGCGGATGCGCGCGAGGGGCGAGCTGTCCGAGCTCCGCGCGGATGACCTGCGCTTCACGCCCCAGACGGCGGACGCCTACCTCAATCGGGTCATGGCCCTCTCGCTCTCGGCCTCGGACGTGGCCTCGCTCGCAGCCAGCACGGAGGGGTGGGTCGCGGGCCTGCAGCTCGCGGCACTCTCCATGCAGGGCCTGGCGGATCGCCACGCGTTCGTCTCGCGCTTCGATGGCCGCCACCGCTACATCCTCGACTACCTGGTTGAGGAGTCGCTGGCGCACCAGGCCCCCGACGTGCAGGAGTTCCTGCTGGAGACCTCCATCCTCGATCGCTTCGACGCCGCGCTCTGCGAGGCCGTGACCACGGGGCGCCACGGCCAGGCCATGCTCGCGCGCCTGGAGCAGGCGAACCTCTTCCTGGTGCCGCTCGACGAGGCGCGGCGCTGGTACCGTTACCACCACCTCTTCGCCGACATGCTGCGCCACCTGCTGGCCTTGCGGAAGCCGGGGCATGCCGGGGTCCTCCACCGGCGCGCGGCGGCCTGGTTCGCCGGGCGCGCAGAGAGCTACGACGCCATCCAACACTCCCTGGCGGGGGAAGATTACGACCGGGCGGCCGATCTCATCGAGGCCGGTCACGCGCAGTTCCAGCGCGGCCAGCTGGCAAGGCTGCAAGGCTGGCTCGCCGCCTTGCCCGACGAGGTTCTCGCCCAGCGGCCCCGGCTCGACCTCATCAGGGCCCAGGCGTTGCGATCCGCCGGGCAAACCGAGCGGCTTTCCGCCCTGGTGGATCGCATCGAGAACCGGCTGAAGGAGGATGGCGATTCGCGCCTCCTGGCCCAGGCCCAGGTCTTGAGGGCCTACCTCACCCGGGTTCGGCGGGATCTGAGCGGAGCGATCCGCCTGTCCCGCGAGGCCTTGGCCGCGCTCGCTCCCGAGGATGCGGGCTGGCGGATGCTCGGATTGCTCAACCTGGCTTTGGCCCATCACTTCGCTTGCCAGACCGAGCTCGCGGTGGCCGTCTACGAGGAGCTTACCGCCTTGAGCCGGCGCTTCGGCGCCGCCTACTACCTGATCGCGTCCATGAGCCTGGAGGCCATGCTCTTCGTCCACACCGGGCGATTGAAGGATGCCCACCGCCTCTACGAGACGGTCTTCGACTACGCCGAGGCGCAGGGCCTGCGCAACACCACCGCGATGAGCTTCGCGCTGGTCGGCTTCGGCGAGCTGATGCGCGAGTGGAGCGACTTCGAGCGCGCTGAGCAGGCCTTGCTGGAGGGGGTGGGCTTCGGCGAGGAGATGCTCGACGCGGCCCTGAACGGCTACCTGAACCTGGGGCGCCTCAGGAACTCCCAGGGGGACCTGGCCGAGGCCGTCGCCGTCCTGGAGCGAGGCCTTGCCCTCATGCGCCAGGCCGGCGTCCGGACCTTCGTCACCCAGCTGGAGTCGACGCTTTCCATGCGCCGGGCCCTCTTCGCCCTCACCCGGGGCGCCGAGGGGCGCGCCGAGGCCCTGCGCTGGGCGCAGGCTCGCGCGCCGCACGAGGACGACTACCTGAACTGGTCGCTCCAGAACGAGGGGGTGGCCGTCGCGCGGATTCACCTGGCGGCGGGCGATTCGGCCGAGGCCTCCCTGTGGCTCGATCGCGTCGAGGAGAACGCCGCCGCCCTGTCCCAGCTGCCCCTCTTGCTGCGCGCCCTGGTGCTCCGCGCGCTGCTGCTGGATCGGCAGGGGGGGCGAGACGGCGCTCTGGCCGTGCTGGACCGGGCTCTCGCCCTCGCGGCGCCCGAGGGCTTCGTCCGCGTCTTCCTCGACGAGGGCGACGCCGTGGCAGGCCTCCTCAAGAAGCACGCTCCTCGCTTGCCGTCCGAGGCGGCGCGGGCCTATGCCCTCGAGCTGCTCTCCCGCTTCGGCCCGCACGGGAGCGCGAAGGCGACAGGACGCGCGGACGCGGTGCTGGTCGAGCCGCTCAGCGATCGCGAGCTCGGCGTGCTGCGGCTCATCGCCGAGGGGCTCAGTAACCAGGCGATCGCGCTGCGGCTCGGCATCGAGCTCAACACCGTCAAGAAACACAACAGCAACCTCATGAGCAAGCTCGGGTGCTCCAACCGCACCCAGGCGGCAGCTCGGGCGCGCTCGCTCTTTCTGGTCTGA